From the Lactuca sativa cultivar Salinas chromosome 9, Lsat_Salinas_v11, whole genome shotgun sequence genome, the window ACAACAAATATGTTTATCAGTAAAGAAGATGCGGTTTCTGATCTCAAGTTTAggatatcatcatcatcatctatttTAAATGCACATATTACTTTCAAATACCTAATTTTTGTACACATCTATATATGCCTAACTATCAAGATTCTGTATCTTTCACTTACACCCAAGCAGAAACTTTCACTACTGGAGTTCCTCTCCACTCCAACACCATTTCATTCCCATTTTCTCCTCCAATTCCGATTCCATATGGACTTTCTCTTTCATTCACCAATTCCCTGGCTTCATTCCAGCTTTCTATGTTCATCGACTGTCCTTTTAACCCAATACCCTTCAAAGAAACAACTTCTTCTTGTCCTTCTTCCCACTTTTGGAACCAAGACAAAGATGAAATAGAAGGTGCAATAAAAAGAGTCTCCAAAGCTATCCTCGCTTCAGTGAGGTAACTTGGAATCCCCCATTCCATTGATTCATATAAAGCTTTGTAGTGTGACAAATTCCCATCAAAGAATGAAGCATAGTTTGATGAATTTACCGTTTTGCCACCATTTTCGCCATCACCAAATGTTATGATCCCTTTGCTGTTTGTTAATATCTCTTTTGCTAACTTTAGGAATTTGATAGCTTGAGTTCTTTTCCTTATGCTTACCATATGTGGAAGGCCAATCATACAATTGAAGGCCAAAAATTCTGTGTCTAATTTTCCCTCCATTACTTTTACCAAATTTCCCAATTCGACTTCTTCTACCTTCAACTGTACACCAACATCTCTTGCATAGTTAGATAGCTGCCTCTTTGTCTCTGTAAAATTGAAGTCATGTTCTTCTAGTTTGACACCTgtaatggtcaaagtcaatgatTTTCTTTGTTGTGCTACAGCTTCTATCACTGGAGGCCATTGAGTTCCTTcacccaagtcaaagtcaacgatgtGAACAGATTCTACATTGGATTGAACAGCTTTGAGGATGACTGAATTTGCTGTGAAATGGGCAAATCTCCCATAAGGAAAGATATCATAGAAGGCTCTGAATGCTGACTTGAAGTTTCTCATCAGTTCTTCTTTAAGGTACTCATCTCCTTGATTTTCTGCACTTTTAAACAAATTGAAGGCTATGCGTTCGAGGACTGGACCTATAGGGCTTATTTTTTCACTTATACATCTCACAATCACTTTCACAAGCTCTGTTTGTCCCATTGTCATAGCATCTGCATAGGCCTTCAGTAGATCCTCCAGTCTTGTTTCCATGACATCATCTGATGTCATGGAAAGGTCTGGACTCCATACATGAACACTTTCAGTTTCAGTAGACTTTTCCGATTGAATCTCTTCTATTTCTTGATTCTCATCACATAACCATTGGCACACATCATCAAGTGTGTTAATGTTGTGTGAATCATCATCAGCCATTGAAGGTTTTTGTATCTGATCATAACCCAACAATGGAGATTCGACATATGGTTCTGATGAAATCAATGAGTTTTCTGGGGAGCTATTGATTGAAGAAGAAAATTCATGGTAATAACTCGCATAAATATCCATGTTTGGATCATAATGATCAAGATTTGAATGAAAATAAGATTGAGTTGGCCAAGAGGTCTGAAGTAAAAGCTCAGACTCCatcttctttttattttcttgatGATGATATTGAAGGTAAGTGGATAGAACTTTGTGGCTTGAGTTTTGATGAGTGTTGGGGTGtttcttgatatgtttatatATCATATTTGTTAATAGAAGTTAAAAGAAAAGTTAAAGTGGATATATGAATaagaatttgaattaatttaactACTTGGAGGCCTCAATTTGTCTTTCTTTATGCCTTGGAGTTTTCTTAAGTTTGGTCAGCTGTACCCATCAATCTTAATATTAAATTGTTAATATATCCATCAATCATTTTGTCCGAATACTACTCACTTCAAAAAAATTCAACTTTAGTATATCCATATCAAttgcaaacttttcattttgcCATTTTGGTAAATTTTCAATCTAAAATAGCTTTTATACTCATCCTTGTCATCAAAGGTAGTGGATGATATTGATTTTGCTTCTCATCATTCTCTCTATTTCGTTATTGTTCAAAGATGTGGTAGACAATTCACCATTTTAGAACCTTTTTCTTGGAAGAATCAATTCCAAAATCCCAAATAAATGCTTTTATTATGACTTGATATGCTCCATTAGAAGCTATAGATTGCTCTATTTTTGTAAATTGATCTCTGAAAAATGATCCAACAGTCTTACTTAAATTACACGTCTAATCAAACTCATGAAAATGAGGGAATATGCTTTTTCAAGATTGTCATTTTGATGCTAGAGGTTATGGGATTGCTTTCATCCAATAAAATAGCCACACCTATTTCTAGATAAATATATATGTCTTATCTTTTTTGGTATTAAATTATTGTGGTAATTGGGTATTAACTTGTTGGTTGAATGATATTGTGGCTGTTTGCTGTCTGTGGTTCTCCAATAATTTCAATTGTTTATTTAACAAATGTTCATATAATGTTGACATTGTGAAGTGTTTGGGTTCTTACAAACTCTTTTTTGTTATAATCTTACTATTTTATTATGGATGTGATGGGTGATGGTTGTGACATCATATATTTTTATGAAGTTTAATGTGTTTTGCATTCTCAGAATTTGGAATTAGCTAATCGGATTCTGTtttgaaatatgtttttttttttttctctttcttttgataaatattttcgatattctTGTTGTATATGATATATTTAGGCACTTTGTCTTGTTTCAGTTTTCTTCCTAAAACTATAATATCTTCTTTTGATTACACTTTATTTTATGAATTATCTCTTGTTTCTTGTTTTGAGTACCTCATGGTGTTCTGATCACACTTTATTTTATGAATTATCTCTTGTTTATCATGCAGTACAAAAGACGTATTTGCCCTCCTGATCCTCATCACCAAAAATAGCCTTAGAAAGCCATGGAATGGAATCTTGATTTAATGCAAACTCTTTTTTGATATGTCTTGTTTATTATGAATATGAAGGTGACTGATGCGACATGTCCTTTTTATTTGGCTTATCATTGATCATTAACCCTGTTTTAAGATATGATTTTTGTCTTCCCTTTTCATTCCTCTAATTTTTTGAACCTTTTTCTTTAATATCATATCACTCTTTTCACAATCTAGAAATGTATATTTAACTGTGTTAACTGATATAAATGGATGGAAGTAGTGAGATAGTTGGAAACAATTGATTTGTATTAGAAATCTTTGTACAGAAGATATTTTCATTATGTaagaataattaattttgtgCAGATTTATAATTCTATCTAAGGcatgtatatttatgatttatctaCCTACATCCAAGCAGAAACTCTCACAAGTGGAATCCCTTTCCATTCCAACACCATTTCATTCTCATTCCCTCCTTCAACTCTGATTCCATATGGGCTTTCTCCTTCCTTAACTAATTCTCTCACTTCACTCCAGCTTTCTCTACTCATCTTTCTTCCTTTTAACCCAAGGTCGTTTTGGGAAAACATATTTTCTCTTCCTTCCTTCCATTTTTGTAACCAAGATGTCGATGATATAAAAGGTGCAATGAAAAGCGTTTCCATGGCTATCCTTCCTTCATTCAGATAACTAGGAAAACCCCATTCCATTGATTCATACAGTGCTTTGTAGTGTGACAAATTCCCATCAAAGAACGAAGGGTAGTTTGGGGAATTTTCCATTCTTTCACTGTATTCTCCATCCCCAAAGGTTATAATTCCTTGGGTTTTCACCAATAACTGTTTTGCTACCTTaagaaaatccataacttgagttCTTCTCCTTGTCCTTCCCATATGTGGAAGCCCAAGCATACAATTAAAAGCCATAAACTCATTCCTGTTGACTATTTGACCCAATTCCTTTTCTTCTACTTTCAAATTTAGACCAAAACTTCCTGCATAGTTTAACAGATGCATCTTTGTCTCTTCAAATAATCCTGAGTTATCATCTTCTAGCTTCACACTTGTAATAGTCAATGATTTTCTTCTTTGTGCCATGACTTGTATCACCACAGGCCATTGACTTCCTTCACCCATGTCAAAGTCAACTATCTGAACCGAGTCAACATGATTTGGAACAGCTTCAAGGATTGCTGAATTTGCTGTGAAATGAGCAAATCTTCCATAGGGAAAGATCTCATAGAATCCTCTGAATGCTGTCTTGAAGTTTCTAATGGATTCTTGTTTTAGATACTCTTTTTCATTCTCAGAACATGGGAACAAATTAAGTGCTAAACGTTCAAGGGTTTGACCATTGGGGTTGACTTTTTCACTTATACATTTCTGAATCACTTCAGCCAGATCTCTCTGTTGTAATCCTATGGCTTCTGCGTATGCTGTGAGTAAATTTTGGATTCCTGTTTCGGATTCCATTTCCATGGCTTCTGAATCATGTGACTCACTTGAGGTCATGGAGATGGTTGGGCTCCATATGTAGCTGTTTTCGGTGGATTTATCGGTTGGAATCTCTGATTCCATCTTTTGATCATCATCACACAACCAACTACACACATCATCCAAACCCTCCATATGATCATAATCCAAAAATTCATTCATATACAAAGATGAAATCAGTGAAGAGTGTTCATGGTTTAGAACATCTTGATCTAGAACCGAGTGAAAATAGGATTGATTTGGCCAAGAGGGTTGAATCAGAAGCTCTGATTGCATCATGTTTTTGTTTCTGTAATGATCTAAAGCTATGAGGAAAAAGAGAGAGATGTGTTTCCTTGAGTTATGATGATTGTGATCCTTTATAGAAATAGGAATTTGAAGCAAGTTATCGTTTTTGGTCTTCCTGTCTTATATTATATTGTTTTATTCTCAATCAAGAAGAGATTTTTTTTTGGGTATTAAATTGAAAGTTGAACGATGATATGGCTGCATTTTGTCTGTGGAACCCACAGAATTTttatatggttttttttttgtttgaataaTTGTCTGACCTATTAGAAGATGACACTTGTTTACCATGTGAACAGTTTGGTTTCATCAAACTCTTTCTTGGTATatctttatttgttattttatgaatATGAAGGTGATTGGCGTGTTTTATTAGGCCTATCTTTGGTTGTCCTAATCTCTTTTATATATGGTTGTTGTATATGTCGTCCTTATTATTCTTCTAATATTCTTATCTTTCATAAATATTACATTCAATTCTGGATTTATGtatcaaaatataattatttttctaGGCTCTTATCTGGATAAACATATATAGAAGTCACGATGGAATTGTTATCATCCAATAAAAAAGGAACATGTAATTGAGTAATAATTTGTGATCTTTGCCTGATTCAGTGAATTTTCAAATGATATTGACATTGTGAACAGTGTTTGATTTCTTACAAACTCTTTCTTGTTTTACTAGTTTATTATGGATGTGACATGATATATTATTGTAACGTTTAATGTGTTTTGTATTCTTAGAATTTGGAATTAGTTACGGTTTTGTGTGcttttctttctttttataaatGTTGTAGATATGCttgttgatatgatatctttAGGCCTTTTGTCTTGTTCTTAGTTTTCTCAGTTAAAATATAATATCTTCATTTGATAAAGCTTTATTTTTTTATGAATCGTCTCTTGTTTCTTGTTTGGAGCTCCTCTAATGTCTCATGATAATtggtatatataattatataggaAAAAAATATATTTCCTCCCTGTATTTCCTTTGACTCTTTGTGCCAATTCCATTTCTTCTAGTTTCAAATGTCAacataaaaagttaaaaatgtgGGGTTTATAAAAGTTGGAATTTGAAGGAAGTAAACTTTTTAAAGAAGTTGGAATTTACCATTCTACCTTCAAGTTTACACTAACATCTCTTGCATAGTTAATGAGCTGCCTAAGTCATCATCTGCTTGAAGTTTCCATAAAAGTTCTTCAACAAACATACTTGTCTTATTGATTTTCTGAACAATTGATGAATTAAATCTCCTCTATTTCTTGATTCTCATCACACATCCATTAAAGGGTTTTGTATCTGATCACAACCCAACAATGAGTTTTCTGCTGTGCTATTGATTGAAGAAGAACAATCATGGTATTTACTCACATAAAAACACATGTTTAGACCAAAATGATTAAGATTTGAATAAAAATAAGATTGAATTGGCCAAGAAGCTTGAAGTAGAAGCTCAGAAGAAGCATCATCTTGTTATTTTTTTGATGATGATTTTGAAGCTAAGTAGATAGAAATTTTTTGCTTTGAGTTTTGATGACTGGTTGGGTGtttcttgatatgtttatatACCGTATTTGTTGATAGAAATCAAAGAGAAACATTAAAGTGGATATTACGAATAAGAATTTGAAGTAATTTACCTACTTGAGGACCTCATTTTTGTCTTTCTTCATGCCTTGGAGTTTTCTTAAGGCTGATCAGCTTTACCCTTCAATCTTATATTAAATTGTTAATATCCCCATCAATCACTTTGTCAGAAACCTACTCATTACAACAAATTTTAACTTTATTATGTGCA encodes:
- the LOC111906733 gene encoding protein NODULATION SIGNALING PATHWAY 2 gives rise to the protein MESELLLQTSWPTQSYFHSNLDHYDPNMDIYASYYHEFSSSINSSPENSLISSEPYVESPLLGYDQIQKPSMADDDSHNINTLDDVCQWLCDENQEIEEIQSEKSTETESVHVWSPDLSMTSDDVMETRLEDLLKAYADAMTMGQTELVKVIVRCISEKISPIGPVLERIAFNLFKSAENQGDEYLKEELMRNFKSAFRAFYDIFPYGRFAHFTANSVILKAVQSNVESVHIVDFDLGEGTQWPPVIEAVAQQRKSLTLTITGVKLEEHDFNFTETKRQLSNYARDVGVQLKVEEVELGNLVKVMEGKLDTEFLAFNCMIGLPHMVSIRKRTQAIKFLKLAKEILTNSKGIITFGDGENGGKTVNSSNYASFFDGNLSHYKALYESMEWGIPSYLTEARIALETLFIAPSISSLSWFQKWEEGQEEVVSLKGIGLKGQSMNIESWNEARELVNERESPYGIGIGGENGNEMVLEWRGTPVVKVSAWV
- the LOC111906732 gene encoding protein NODULATION SIGNALING PATHWAY 2; the encoded protein is MMQSELLIQPSWPNQSYFHSVLDQDVLNHEHSSLISSLYMNEFLDYDHMEGLDDVCSWLCDDDQKMESEIPTDKSTENSYIWSPTISMTSSESHDSEAMEMESETGIQNLLTAYAEAIGLQQRDLAEVIQKCISEKVNPNGQTLERLALNLFPCSENEKEYLKQESIRNFKTAFRGFYEIFPYGRFAHFTANSAILEAVPNHVDSVQIVDFDMGEGSQWPVVIQVMAQRRKSLTITSVKLEDDNSGLFEETKMHLLNYAGSFGLNLKVEEKELGQIVNRNEFMAFNCMLGLPHMGRTRRRTQVMDFLKVAKQLLVKTQGIITFGDGEYSERMENSPNYPSFFDGNLSHYKALYESMEWGFPSYLNEGRIAMETLFIAPFISSTSWLQKWKEGRENMFSQNDLGLKGRKMSRESWSEVRELVKEGESPYGIRVEGGNENEMVLEWKGIPLVRVSAWM